The Rattus rattus isolate New Zealand chromosome 1, Rrattus_CSIRO_v1, whole genome shotgun sequence genome includes a region encoding these proteins:
- the Gpatch3 gene encoding G patch domain-containing protein 3, with protein sequence MATPRELDEESAVYLVVSGIPAVLRSAQLRSYFSQFREQRGGGFLCFHYRHRPERGPPQASPDAAGAAPDPAAEDAAQPTASDARAVPARGSAAVQTRTCCCIVSVRGVAQAQRLLRMYSGRRWLDSQGTWLPGRCLIRRLRLPTEASDLGSFPFKTRKELQSRRVENEAFTLADLRQLPELNPPVLMPNGNVGTPLRVFLELIRSCRLPPRIITQLQLQFPKTGSSRRYGNVPFLYEDSETVEQEEHVYTADGEEIPQGACVEDPAASSTDEPEDEGQEEEESGSEDDDDRGEEWERHEALHEDVTRQERTTERLFEEEIELKWEKGGSGLVFYTDAQFWQEEEGDFDEQTADDWDVDMSVYYDKDGGDKDARDSVQMRLERRLREGQEDGSVIGRQVGTFERHTKGIGRKVMERQGWAEGQGLGSRCSGVPEALDGDGQHPRCKRGLGYHGEKLQPFEQPKRPRGTGLGLISTIYDEPLPQDQRESLLRRQPPTSMKFRTDMTFVRGSSCALDRPSEPE encoded by the exons ATGGCGACGCCCAGGGAGCTGGACGAAGAGTCGGCGGTTTACCTGGTGGTGAGTGGGATCCCGGCTGTGTTACGCTCGGCTCAGCTACGGAGCTACTTTAGCCAATTCCGAGAACAGCGCGGCGGAGGTTTTCTGTGTTTCCACTACCGGCATCGGCCCGAGAGGGGCCCTCCGCAGGCGAGTCCGGACGCCGCCGGAGCTGCCCCGGACCCTGCTGCTGAGGATGCCGCCCAGCCTACAGCCTCCGATGCCCGCGCTGTCCCCGCCCGGGGCTCTGCTGCGGTCCAGACCCGAACCTGCTGCTGCATCGTCTCGGTGAGGGGAGTGGCGCAAGCTCAGCGACTGCTTCGCATGTACTCGGGTCGCCGGTGGCTGGACTCTCAGGGGACCTGGCTTCCTGGCCGTTGTCTCATCCGCAGGCTTAGGCTACCCACTGAGGCTTCAG ATCTGGGGTCCTTTCCCTTTAAGACCCGGAAGGAGCTACAGAGTCGAAGGGTGGAGAATGAAGCTTTTACCCTGGCTGACCTGAGGCAGCTCCCAGAGCTAAATCCACCAGTGCTGATGCCCAATGGCAATGTGGGCACGCCCCTGCGGGTCTTTTTAGAGTTGATCCGGTCCTGCCGTCTACCACCTCGAATCATtacccagctccagctccagttcCCCAAGACAGGCTCCTCCCGGCGCTATGGCAATGTGCCCTTTCTGTATGAGGACTCAGAGACTGTGGAGCAAGAAGAGCATGTGTACACAGCAGACGGGGAGGAGATCCCCCAGGGAGCCTGCGTGGAAGATCCAGCAGCAAGCTCCACGGATGAGCCTGAGGATGAagggcaagaggaagaggagtctGGCTCGGAAGAT gacGATGACCGGGGTGAGGAGTGGGAGCGACATGAAGCACTGCACGAGGATGTGACCAGGCAGGAGCGGACTACTGAGCGGCTCTTCGAGGAGGAGATTGAGCTCAAGTGGGAGAAGGGTGGCTCTGGCCTCGTCTTCTACACGGATGCTCAGTTctggcaggaggaagaaggag ATTTTGATGAGCAGACAGCTGACGACTGGGACGTGGACATGAGCGTTTACTATGACAAAG ATGGTGGAGACAAGGATGCCCGGGACTCTGTCCAAATGCGCCTGGAACGGAGACTCCGTGAAGGTCaggaagatggctctgtgatAGGACGCCAAGTCGGCACCTTTGAGCGCCACACCAAG GGCATTGGCCGGAAGGTGATGGAGCGCCAGGGCTGGGCTGAAGGCCAGGGCCTAGGTAGTAGGTGCTCCGGGGTGCCTGAGGCCCTGGATGGGGATGGCCAGCACCCTAGATGCAAGCGTGGATTGGG ATACCATGGAGAGAAGTTACAGCCATTTGAGCAACCGAAGAGGCCCCGTGGAACCGGCTTGGGGCTCATTTCCACAATCTATGATGAGCCTCTGCCCCAAGACCAGAGGGAGTCCTTGCTCCGGCGCCAGCCACCCACCAGCATGAAGTTTCGGACAGATATGACTTTTGTGAGAGGTTCTAGCTGTGCCTTGGACAGACCTTCAGAGCCTGAGTGA
- the Sfn gene encoding 14-3-3 protein sigma, producing the protein MERASLIQKAKLAEQAERYEDMAAFMKSAVEKGEELSCEERNLLSVAYKNVVGGQRAAWRVLSSIEQKSNEEGSEEKGPEVKEYREKVETELRGVCDTVLGLLDSHLIKGAGEAESRVFYLKMKGDYYRYLAEVATGDDKKRIIDSARSAYQEAMDISKKEMPPTNPIRLGLALNFSVFHYEIANSPEEAISLAKTTFDEAMADLHTLSEDSYKDSTLIMQLLRDNLTLWTADNAGEESGEAPEEPQS; encoded by the coding sequence ATGGAGAGAGCCAGTCTGATCCAGAAGGCCAAGTTGGCCGAACAGGCCGAACGCTACGAAGACATGGCAGCTTTCATGAAGAGTGCCGTGGAAAAGGGTGAGGAGCTCTCCTGCGAGGAGCGGAACCTGCTCTCCGTGGCCTACAAGAACGTGGTGGGCGGCCAGAGAGCGGCCTGGAGAGTCCTGTCCAGCATCGAGCAGAAGAGCAACGAGGAGGGGTCTGAAGAGAAGGGCCCCGAGGTGAAAGAGTACCGGGAGAAGGTAGAGACCGAGCTCAGAGGTGTGTGCGATACCGTGCTAGGCTTGCTGGACTCCCACCTcatcaaaggggctggagaggccgAGAGCCGCGTCTTCTACCTGAAGATGAAGGGTGACTACTACCGCTACCTAGCTGAGGTGGCCACTGGTGATGACAAGAAGCGCATCATCGATTCTGCCCGGTCCGCCTACCAGGAGGCCATGGACATCAGCAAGAAGGAGATGCCGCCCACCAACCCCATACGCCTGGGCCTGGCCCTGAACTTTTCCGTCTTCCACTACGAGATAGCCAACAGCCCCGAGGAGGCCATCTCACTTGCCAAGACCACCTTCGACGAGGCCATGGCCGATCTGCACACCCTCAGTGAGGACTCCTACAAGGACAGCACCCTCATCATGCAGCTGCTGAGAGACAACCTGACGCTGTGGACAGCCGACAATGCTGGGGAAGAGAGTGGCGAGGCTCCAGAGGAGCCCCAGAGCTGA
- the Gpn2 gene encoding GPN-loop GTPase 2 has protein sequence MAGAAPTTAFGQAVIGPPGSGKTTYCLGMSEFLRALGRRVAVVNLDPANEGLPYECAVDVGELVGLGDVMDALRLGPNGGLLYCMEYLEANLDWLRAKLEPLRGHYFLFDCPGQVELCTHHTALRSIFSQMAQWDLRLTAVHLVDSHYCTDPAKFISVLCTSLATMLHVELPHVNLLSKMDLIEHYGKLAFNLDYYTEVLDLSYLLDHLASDPFFSHYRQLNEKLVQLIEDYSLVSFIPLNIQDKDSIQRVLQAVDKANGYCFGVQEQRSLEALMSAAVGADFHFSSTLGIQEKYLASSDQTAEQEAMQL, from the exons ATGGCGGGGGCCGCCCCGACTACAGCCTTCGGGCAGGCTGTGATCGGGCCCCCGGGCTCAGGGAAAACTACGTACTGCCTGGGCATGAGTGAGTTCCTGCGCGCGCTGGGGCGGCGCGTGGCGGTGGTGAACCTGGACCCAGCTAACGAAGGACTGCCTTATGAATGTGCCGTGGACGTGGGCGAGCTGGTGGGTCTGGGCGACGTAATGGACGCGCTGCGCCTTGGGCCCAACGGTGGCCTGCTCTACTGCATGGAGTACCTGGAAGCTAACCTAGACTGGCTTCGTGCCAAGCTGGAGCCCCTGCGAGGCCACTACTTTCTCTTCGACTGCCCTGGCCAAGTGGAGCTCTGCACGCACCACACCGCCCTACGCAGCATCTTCtcccagatggctcagtgggaccTGAGG TTGACTGCTGTCCACCTTGTGGATTCTCACTACTGTACAGACCCAGCCAAGTTCATCTCAGTACTGTGTACCTCCCTGGCCACCATGCTGCATGTGGAACTGCCCCATGTCAACCTCCTCTCCAAGATGGACCTTATTGAACACTATGGGAAGCTGG CCTTCAACCTGGACTACTACACTGAAGTCCTGGACCTCTCCTACCTGCTGGACCACCTGGCATCCGACCCTTTCTTCAGTCACTACCGACAGCTCAATGAGAAGCTAGTGCAGCTCATCGAGGACTACAGCCTGGTCTCCTTCATCCCACTGAACATCCAG gACAAGGACAGCATCCAGCGAGTCTTACAGGCCGTGGATAAAGCCAATGGCTACTGCTTTGGGGTTCAAGAGCAGCGAAGTCTGGAAGCCCTGATGTCTGCGGCAGTGGGAGCTGACTTCCATTTCTCCTC CACCCTGGGCATCCAGGAAAAGTACTTAGCATCCTCGGACCAGACCGCAGAGCAGGAAGCCATGCAGCTGTAA